One part of the Mya arenaria isolate MELC-2E11 chromosome 3, ASM2691426v1 genome encodes these proteins:
- the LOC128225827 gene encoding uncharacterized protein LOC128225827 yields MKIKIIFSIWFCGQVILSDRDLLNQPGITPNITSSRYFADWSADKILSDVSQEADLCQCCAAIITTGYISIDLMHKYEVSRVVALGRRDNGGAQFENITLTVNDAETVTLTFKNDTFLVSEFLPYRLIRTVTISGRNTRADAMTICNVKVFGLPYSCVPGNNEDGCPYQCGQCRDGNTTCNNDDGHCPKGCAAGYKGYLCNTGEFTLT; encoded by the exons ATgaagattaaaataatattttcgaTTTGGTTTTGTGGCCAGGTCATTCTGTCAG ATCGTGATCTTCTAAACCAGCCAGGAATAACTCCTAACATCACAAGCTCACGATATTTTGCTGATTGGTCCGCAGACAAAATTCTCTCCGACGTCAGCCAAGAGGCTGACTTATGCCAGTGCTGTGCAGCAATTATAACAACGGGATATATATCCATAGACTTAATGCACAAATACGAAGTCAGCCGAGTTGTTGCACTTGGGCGTCGTGACAATGGCG GTGCtcaatttgaaaacattacATTGACAGTCAATGACGCAGAAACTGTGACGTTGACTTTTAAAAACGATACTTTTCTTGTGTCAGAATTTTTACCATACCGTCTCATACGAACAGTAACAATATCTGGTAGAAACACAAGGGCTGATGCTATGACCATATGTAACGTGAAGGTGTTTGGGCTCCCATATT CATGTGTCCCGGGGAATAACGAAGATGGATGTCCCTACCAGTGTGGTCAATGTCGGGATGGGAATACAACATGCAACAACGATGACGGACACTGTCCAAAAGGTTGTGCGGCTGGATACAAAGGATACTTGTGCAATACTGGTGAGTTTACACTTACGTAA
- the LOC128225828 gene encoding uncharacterized protein LOC128225828 encodes MEQNGGETPTRGTNDSSHEILIELRGLKRDLSSLKDEVRENSVSASDLKKLKTEKDINWRFEGNRLQYEFNSAIDDNLKQLDWSVKNNKLEYASELLSEVREKLRVRNKHIRIADGSEGGWTTVREYESHPLASDTEDESRLTKAESRAIKKRKNKSIKKKKSKPAVAYGYSDSTGSSIVLGSQVTGTGHPFLLQSTQQYGGKPYSFRGSYGPCFACGEANHIRRNCPYTNRSSQPELPARK; translated from the coding sequence ATGGAGCAAAACGGTGGTGAAACTCCAACACGTGGTACAAACGATAGTTCACACGAAATTTTGATAGAGTTGCGAGGACTTAAAAGGGACCTTTCGTCATTAAAAGACGAGGTACGTGAAAATTCCGTCTCAGCAAgtgatttaaaaaagttgaaaaccGAAAAAGACATTAATTGGAGGTTTGAAGGAAACCGTTTGCAGTACGAATTTAACTCGGCAATTGACGATAACTTGAAGCAGTTGGATTGgtctgttaaaaataataaactcgAATATGCTTCGGAACTGCTTTCTGAGGTACGTGAGAAGCTTCGTGTCCGGAACAAACACATTCGCATCGCCGACGGAAGTGAGGGCGGTTGGACGACCGTGCGTGAATACGAGTCGCACCCTCTCGCAAGTGACACGGAAGATGAATCCCGTCTCACTAAAGCTGAATCTCGAGCCATCAAAAAGAGGAAGAACAAGTCCATCAAGAAGAAGAAATCCAAACCTGCTGTTGCTTATGGTTATTCTGATAGCACTGGGTCTAGTATAGTGCTTGGTTCACAGGTCACCGGAACCGGGCATCCGTTTCTTCTACAGTCTACACAGCAGTACGGGGGGAAGCCTTATTCCTTTCGAGGCTCCTACGGACCCTGTTTCGCTTGCGGAGAAGCCAACCACATCAGACGAAATTGTCCATACACCAATAGGAGCAGCCAACCTGAACTACCCGCTAGAAAGTGA